A genomic segment from Streptomyces sp. NBC_01233 encodes:
- a CDS encoding right-handed parallel beta-helix repeat-containing protein: protein MSWTRRFPAVPAALLAALLALLTLFAAAPAARAHEERPVTLPDGSGSVPEYRKAEPDLVVCKTDRPAFERRISAFPEELRQRNLALYERCEKSGYRHLQEAVDAVDRPGMNIAILPGLYEEEPSLPKPTGECAALKAPESSLGYQILSYEQQVRCRHNQNLVAILGKTNLQIEGTGATRLDVVVDAKYQKLNAIRADQSNGIYFRNFTAQRTTFNSLYVLAGDGFVIDDVLTRWNDEYGFLTFASDHGLYKNCESYGNGDSGIYPGSASDINDGRGYDVPRYSIEITGCRSHHNMVGYSGTAGDSVWVHDNEFDQNMGGASMDSAFPGHPGLPQNHAKFERNLIHDNNQDYYHHVADGTCAKPPIERGYERGVVCPQISMPPGTGIITAGGNWNLYEDNWVYGHRRAGFFLSAVPAFIRGEEQWSKQTDTSHHNRYAGNVMGKDKSGAARPNGMDVWWDGQGRGNCWQDGPDGSTPGTVPQCGDRRGAVSGASARLVGEPVKLVQLLVCADYNVQARKLPAGCDWYGARGLERVETQLALAVAAVLLLVGGVLWGRRLRGSRLGTAASLLGLAGLALDVAGSTAGLTATFVPALALFLLGLWWTGVGLALRPSRPWLARLTLLLAGLTLLDAFDKAALMIPWTPLSPAWVRALVAVVWVLWAVVASARPGTPARPSGPGGDPAGDRAPVPAGPAPALHAAAPESPATPDPAP, encoded by the coding sequence ATGTCGTGGACCCGCAGGTTCCCTGCCGTGCCGGCGGCGCTCCTCGCCGCCCTCCTTGCCCTCCTGACCCTCTTCGCCGCGGCGCCCGCCGCCCGCGCGCACGAGGAGCGCCCGGTCACCCTCCCGGACGGCTCCGGATCCGTACCGGAATACCGCAAGGCCGAGCCCGACCTGGTCGTCTGCAAGACCGACCGGCCCGCCTTCGAACGCCGGATATCCGCCTTCCCGGAAGAGCTCCGCCAGCGCAACCTCGCCCTGTACGAGCGGTGCGAGAAGAGCGGCTACCGCCACCTCCAGGAGGCCGTCGACGCCGTCGACCGGCCCGGGATGAACATCGCGATCCTCCCCGGCCTGTACGAGGAGGAGCCCTCGCTCCCGAAGCCGACGGGGGAGTGCGCCGCACTGAAGGCCCCCGAGTCCTCACTCGGCTACCAGATCCTGTCGTACGAGCAGCAGGTCCGGTGCCGGCACAACCAGAACCTCGTCGCGATCCTCGGCAAGACGAACCTGCAGATCGAGGGCACGGGCGCGACCCGCCTGGACGTGGTCGTCGATGCCAAGTACCAGAAGCTGAACGCCATCCGAGCCGACCAGTCCAACGGCATCTACTTCCGCAACTTCACCGCCCAGCGCACCACCTTCAACTCGCTCTACGTGCTCGCGGGCGACGGCTTCGTCATCGACGACGTGCTGACCCGCTGGAACGACGAGTACGGCTTCCTGACCTTCGCCAGCGACCACGGGCTCTACAAGAACTGCGAGTCGTACGGGAACGGCGACTCCGGCATCTACCCCGGCAGCGCCTCCGACATCAACGACGGCCGCGGCTACGACGTCCCCCGCTACTCCATCGAGATCACCGGCTGCCGCAGCCACCACAACATGGTCGGCTACTCCGGCACCGCGGGCGACTCGGTCTGGGTCCACGACAACGAGTTCGACCAGAACATGGGCGGCGCCTCGATGGACAGCGCCTTCCCCGGCCACCCCGGGCTCCCGCAGAACCACGCCAAGTTCGAGCGGAACCTGATCCACGACAACAACCAGGACTACTACCACCACGTCGCCGACGGCACCTGCGCCAAGCCACCGATCGAGCGCGGCTACGAACGCGGCGTCGTCTGCCCGCAGATCTCCATGCCGCCCGGCACCGGCATCATCACCGCGGGCGGCAACTGGAACCTGTACGAGGACAACTGGGTGTACGGGCACCGGCGCGCCGGCTTCTTCCTCAGCGCGGTCCCCGCCTTCATCCGGGGCGAGGAGCAATGGTCGAAGCAGACGGACACCTCCCACCACAACCGGTACGCCGGGAACGTCATGGGCAAGGACAAGTCCGGCGCCGCCCGCCCCAACGGCATGGACGTGTGGTGGGACGGGCAGGGCCGCGGCAACTGCTGGCAGGACGGCCCCGACGGCTCCACCCCGGGCACGGTCCCGCAGTGCGGTGACCGCCGGGGCGCCGTCTCGGGGGCGTCGGCCCGGCTGGTCGGCGAACCGGTCAAGCTGGTCCAACTCCTCGTCTGCGCCGACTACAACGTCCAGGCACGCAAACTCCCGGCCGGCTGCGACTGGTACGGCGCGCGCGGCCTGGAACGGGTGGAGACCCAGCTCGCGCTCGCCGTCGCGGCCGTCCTGCTGCTGGTCGGCGGGGTCCTGTGGGGCCGCCGCCTGCGCGGCTCCCGGCTGGGCACGGCCGCCTCGCTCCTCGGCCTGGCGGGCCTGGCCCTGGACGTGGCCGGCTCCACGGCAGGGCTCACCGCCACCTTCGTCCCGGCCCTCGCCCTCTTCCTGCTCGGCCTGTGGTGGACGGGCGTCGGCCTCGCGCTGCGCCCCAGCCGCCCCTGGCTGGCCCGCCTGACCCTGCTGCTGGCCGGGCTCACCCTGCTGGATGCCTTCGACAAGGCCGCCCTGATGATCCCCTGGACCCCTCTGAGCCCCGCCTGGGTACGGGCCCTGGTGGCCGTCGTCTGGGTCCTGTGGGCGGTCGTGGCCTCGGCCCGCCCGGGCACCCCGGCCCGCCCCTCCGGCCCGGGCGGCGACCCCGCGGGCGACCGCGCCCCGGTCCCCGCCGGCCCCGCCCCGGCCCTCCACGCGGCGGCCCCCGAATCCCCGGCAACCCCGGACCCGGCCCCGTGA